The following proteins come from a genomic window of Trinickia caryophylli:
- the istB gene encoding IS21-like element helper ATPase IstB: MMMQQTLTQLRTLKLDGFADGLEEQLAQPGSAKLGFEERLSLLVDRETNWRDDRRRTRLLKHAHLKYPQAAIEDLDTRSGRGIDARALMSLALGDWVQSGYSLLISGPTGAGKSWLACALAQYACRRGHSALYLRVPRLTEELRILHGNGGFTKWLMQVARVDVLLLDDWGMAPLDAMVRNDLLEMIDDRAAGKATIVTSQLPIEHWHGWIGDETIADAMLDRLMQRHHRITLKGESLRKVAPNPQTKEVVLDES, encoded by the coding sequence ATGATGATGCAACAAACACTGACACAGTTGCGCACGCTCAAGCTCGACGGCTTCGCCGACGGGCTCGAAGAACAACTCGCGCAGCCGGGCAGCGCCAAGCTGGGCTTCGAGGAGCGCCTGTCGTTACTGGTGGACCGCGAGACGAACTGGCGCGACGACCGGCGTCGCACACGGCTGCTCAAACATGCGCACTTGAAGTATCCGCAGGCCGCGATCGAGGATCTCGATACGCGCTCGGGCCGTGGCATCGATGCTCGCGCGCTCATGAGCCTGGCGCTGGGCGACTGGGTTCAGTCGGGCTACAGCCTGCTCATCAGTGGCCCCACCGGTGCGGGCAAATCGTGGCTCGCCTGTGCGCTGGCGCAGTACGCCTGCCGACGCGGGCACTCGGCACTGTACCTGCGTGTACCGCGACTGACTGAGGAGCTTCGGATCCTGCACGGCAACGGCGGCTTCACGAAGTGGCTCATGCAAGTGGCGCGCGTCGACGTCTTGCTACTCGACGATTGGGGAATGGCTCCACTGGACGCGATGGTGCGCAACGACTTGCTGGAGATGATCGACGACCGCGCCGCCGGCAAAGCCACAATCGTGACCAGTCAATTGCCCATCGAGCACTGGCACGGCTGGATCGGCGACGAAACGATTGCCGATGCGATGCTCGACCGACTCATGCAGCGACATCACCGCATCACGCTCAAGGGCGAGTCGCTTCGAAAAGTCGCTCCGAACCCTCAAACAAAGGAGGTCGTACTCGACGAAAGCTGA
- a CDS encoding polymorphic toxin type 50 domain-containing protein, with translation MILQGIRNGLGGILFFEGGGPFTPSGGTVLVNSGLGHVANASVGTVSREPGNATFAENGGGSDTPEINAGKQGKHQPDHNNFTPGRSELSYLILKSL, from the coding sequence TTGATCCTGCAGGGCATCAGGAACGGGTTGGGTGGCATATTGTTCTTCGAGGGCGGCGGTCCTTTTACGCCGAGCGGGGGCACCGTTCTGGTAAATTCGGGGTTGGGGCATGTGGCGAATGCTTCGGTGGGGACAGTGAGCCGCGAGCCGGGTAATGCGACGTTTGCGGAAAATGGAGGGGGAAGTGATACGCCAGAAATTAATGCAGGCAAGCAGGGTAAGCATCAGCCGGATCATAATAACTTCACTCCTGGTCGAAGCGAGTTGTCGTACCTGATCCTCAAAAGCTTGTAG
- the bcpO gene encoding CDI system lipoprotein BcpO, whose amino-acid sequence MKRTKWSVFGAVVIFAFLPACESVPPDAPPRPPGKPEMEPVLPSWSSVIWVMGYWKWSGSEWIWVPGHLAPKP is encoded by the coding sequence ATGAAGAGAACCAAATGGTCGGTTTTTGGGGCTGTTGTCATATTCGCATTTCTTCCCGCGTGCGAGTCGGTGCCGCCCGACGCACCTCCGCGTCCACCCGGGAAGCCGGAAATGGAGCCGGTACTGCCGTCCTGGTCAAGCGTGATCTGGGTGATGGGCTATTGGAAATGGAGCGGTTCCGAATGGATCTGGGTGCCGGGTCATCTGGCGCCAAAGCCATAG
- a CDS encoding IS3 family transposase (programmed frameshift) produces MKKRFTEEQIIGFLKEAEAGMPVKELCRKHGFSDASFYTWRAKFGGMEVPEARRLKDLEVENARLKKLLAEAMLDMEALKVVVKGKPLSPQAKREAVAAIREKVDISERRACRLVGLSRSVLHYESKPDHENEALTARLVELAHERRRFGYRRLHALVEREGIHANHKRVPRLYREAGLAVRRRRRRHGVMIEREQLALPGGPNEVWSIDFVMDALSNGRRLKCLTIVDDFTKESVDIVVDHGMSGLYVARALDRAARFRGYPKALRTDQGPEFTSRALDQWAYASGVTLKLIQPGKPTQNAYIESFNGKFRDECLNEHWFKSLAHARAVIAAWRQDYNEDRPHSALNYLSPAEFAAKHRATADAPATFQELV; encoded by the exons ATGAAGAAGCGCTTTACGGAAGAACAAATCATCGGGTTTCTGAAGGAAGCCGAGGCCGGCATGCCGGTGAAGGAGCTGTGCAGGAAGCACGGCTTCAGTGACGCGTCGTTCTACACGTGGCGCGCGAAGTTCGGCGGCATGGAGGTGCCGGAAGCGCGCCGGTTGAAGGACCTGGAAGTCGAGAACGCGCGGCTGAAGAAGCTACTGGCCGAAGCGATGCTCGACATGGAAGCGCTGAAGGTGGTCGTCAAGGGAAAGC CCCTGAGCCCACAAGCCAAGCGCGAGGCAGTGGCGGCGATTCGGGAGAAGGTCGACATCTCGGAGCGCCGTGCCTGCCGGCTTGTTGGGCTGTCTCGCAGCGTGTTGCATTACGAGTCGAAACCGGACCACGAGAACGAAGCGCTAACGGCGCGCCTGGTGGAACTGGCGCATGAGCGCCGGCGGTTCGGCTACCGGCGGCTGCATGCACTCGTGGAGCGCGAGGGCATTCACGCGAACCACAAGCGCGTGCCTCGCCTTTACCGTGAGGCTGGGCTGGCCGTGCGACGCCGTCGTCGGCGCCACGGCGTCATGATTGAACGTGAGCAGTTGGCTTTGCCGGGCGGTCCCAATGAGGTTTGGTCAATCGATTTCGTGATGGATGCGCTGTCGAACGGGCGGCGTCTGAAGTGCCTGACTATCGTCGATGACTTCACCAAGGAGTCTGTTGATATCGTCGTGGACCACGGCATGTCCGGCTTGTACGTCGCACGAGCGTTAGACCGGGCAGCACGTTTCCGGGGCTATCCCAAAGCGCTGCGAACGGACCAGGGACCGGAATTTACGAGCCGGGCGCTTGACCAATGGGCCTACGCCAGTGGCGTTACGTTGAAATTGATTCAACCGGGCAAGCCGACGCAGAATGCGTACATCGAATCGTTCAACGGCAAGTTCCGCGACGAATGCCTTAACGAGCATTGGTTCAAGAGCCTTGCACATGCCCGAGCGGTCATCGCGGCGTGGCGTCAGGACTACAACGAGGACCGGCCCCACAGCGCATTGAATTATCTTTCGCCAGCAGAGTTCGCGGCGAAACATCGGGCAACAGCGGATGCTCCTGCCACTTTCCAGGAGCTGGTTTAA